The window aaaatggacggACTGGCATGGCCTGGTAACCAAAGACCCTTACTAGAATGGGGGGCCAGTATGATGGAGGGACAGGGGGAGGCGAGGCAGCCTGCCGGGACTTCAATGCTCTCCTGACACAATAGGGTGCAGTACTCCTGGGCTAGACTAGCATTATGCACACcggcagggcatgctgggaactgtagtcccatgaaGAATCCCTGAATGGTTCCATGGATGCTGCAGGGATTAATGATCCCTAAATTATGCAGCTTCAGTCCATTCCTGCAGGCAATGCCTTGGCATCAGAAGACGTCCCAGGGGTCCCGTATAAAGCTGAGTTATACTTCTACACTGTAGCTGTGCCATTGAAAGCAGTTTATACGCCACAcctgaacactagatggcagtgtttGTAGCAAAATGCATGGCAGATTATGCCATCTAGGACCACCACTCGTCTTTCTTCCACTGGTCAATGTATTTATTCCTGATATTTTTCCACGTCTTTATACGTTTGCCGACTTACAAACCAGAAGAAAATGGAAGTGCGCTTCAGGAAATACGAACTACaacagaagaattaagtggacaggactggtgagctttgctgggctgaatggccacgTTGtcaccaaactggccaatcagagtccTAGGGGTGTGTGTGGGGTTCACGTCAAGGCGGCGCATCAGGCTACACTGTGGGTACATCATAGGCCACATGGGCGACAGCATGCCAATGGCATATAAACCAGCCTTAAATGGAGCCACTGTGCCTCACCCAGGTGAGGGGAAAGGAATCACAAAGCATGAAGCTGGTGGGCAGGAAAACCACAGCCCCAGAAAGTCTCCAGGACTGAACCAAGAAAACATGTCAACAAAGATGTCATTGGTGACGCGCCCGCTAAGTGGCACCGCTGCCAACATAGCCATTTCAAGGCATCATCCACCACTACTGACAACACCCATCTGTTTACTGAACCCACGGATCCACTGGCAGCAGGACCCTATCCGAGCAAGactcgggcacaaggcagggcgccagtccatcacagagtgaatgCACAGACCCTCACCACGGACAACTAGACTGGGCAAATGGGAAATTAAAAAGGACCAATGGATGGGAGTACCACTGCTGTACTTATGGGCACCACCAGGGAGGGCATCTCGACCTCATGAGCACATGCTGAGCTTACCTTAAACGTGGGGCTCCTGGGGCTCAGTGGGCAGAAGACCTCCTCGCCCTCGCAGCTCGAGATGCTCAGGTTTTTGAGCCTCTTCTCGGTGGCCTCCTTCCTCCGTCTCTCGATGTCCTGCTTCATCCGTTTTCTCTCTTCCTGCAACAACAAAAGGAACGCGATGGGGATCAACTGGTGAGCAACGAGTGGGAGACGATTGTTGTCTTTGGGGGTCTCTCATCACATCAGGTACAGGGCAGAAACTGGGTGCGGTGTGGCGCTATATATGTTCTAGTAAGTCACTGCCTTACACGCTCACGTGTGTCTCTCCAACTGTTCcatgtttatacattttattttgtcacattCTTATgtctaaaatataatataatataagatcCCCGGATTCTTTACTTGCGAGGTGGCAGCGCGATCAGCGGACCACCGTTAACGAGGGGGGTTTACAATGCCTTAACCGTTTAAACGGTGCCACGCGTATTTCTCACTCACACTTTCATCATCTCACCTTCACTCTGCACTCTTAACCCTTAAAGTGCCAGCCATAGCGGCTCTTCCGAGTGACGCCGTAGGGGAGACGTCCACATGAAGACCCCTGACTCGTTTAGATGTGTAAACAGATACTAAGTGATTTTTGAGAACCCCCCACAGGGTTTCTGATTTTCCCAAATGACTCCCGCTGCAGGTAAATAACCCCTCGGGCTCAGTTCAGGTCTTCTTCATCTGCTGTGCCCTGCTAGGTCGCCTGCCGGCCATTAAacgtttctgttttgtccacatattaaggTCAAAGCACCAATTTAATCAGCAGTTGGGAGGGAACCCCTGAAAGgtcccttcccagaatgaaatggtcctTTGCCAATACGAGGGGCCACACGGTCCCACAATTTACCATTATAGACCCGTTATTATCAAGAGCATGCAGGTGTGCCCACCCTTGCCCCTGCCCGCTGGACCTCCAAGCTCACCTCCTCCTTCTCCTGCCTCTCGAGCTCCTCCAGCTGCCTGCGCCGCTCCTCTTCCTCACGCAGCCGCCGCCGCTCCTCCCTCCTCTTCTGCAGCTCCTCCAGCTCCATCTCCGCCTCGGCCTGCTTCAGCCGCAGACGCTCGTACTCCTGGCTCTCCTTCTCTTCCAGGCTGCGGCGGATCTTCTCGAGTTTGGCCTCGGCCTCGGACATGGCTTCTTGCTCGTCCTCTTCAGACTGGCTCAAGTGCCTGGAAGGGAAGGAGACTCCAGTTCAGTTGACTtttgtatagcgccttacacCGACTGCAGGCACCAAACCCACATTTACAAATCACTAATGACGGGCTGGCGCCCCCATCCAGATGGCATTCCCGCCCCTGCCATGGATACgcgggttaggaagatggatggaaggaCGGATTACTGCAAAATGAGGACACACGCATTTAAACAGACGGGACTGACTGCTGATTAGCATAAATGGAAGCTAACAACGTCCGTCGATTCATCGAGCGTTGAACCTCCGGCCGCTGACCCCAAAGGAGGGGCGGTCAGGGCGCAATCAACGGCTTTGTACCACCCAGCAATGGCAGTCACCCGCTGATGAGGCTTAATGCGAGGACGACGTGCACGCCAACTGTGTCActctgagaaaggcgctatattaaagagGGGCCGACTGCTGCTAAGCTATCTGTAAACTGGCATCACAGAATGGAGGACGAGAGGCGGCGTCCACACATGCGCTCTACCGATAGATCGATAACCGCGACGCTTCAGACAGACGCTCAAGTGTCGCAAGTCGCTTTATGACAGTGAAAGTTACACGTTTTAtatatcttcatcatcatcatcatcatcagatacGGAAACAACAACAAACGTTCTTATACAGGAGGAGTAAATCCAAGACTTCCTAGCATTAGAATGACCTGATAAGGTGAGATAAAATGACAGGACAGCCGCCCACTGTGCTCGCCAAGGCCAACAGTAAGGACTTCCTGGGACAGGTGGGCACACAAGAGCCCGGTCAGGACCCTCTGTTCAGCTGCTTGGTCAGGCTGTGTGGACTTCCCTCAGGTTACAACGGGACTGCAAGGGCTGCTCCGGGCACAGGTGGTCTGCTGTGCCGCTGCCGCTTGAGCAAAATCAACACGCGGAGAGTGGGAGCCAATCAGGAaagaccctgtgtgtgtgtgttggtacAGGTACCACCAGTAATTGCACTGCCATGTCACTCTGTGCCCCTCAGTGTGTCTGCTGGATGTGTGACCCCCTTAACCCCCTGCCGTTATCCATGTGTCCTGTGCCCAGCCTACCACCCAGCATGCCTTTGTATGTGTGTGACTCTTGTACTCTTCTAGCTTTGTCTGTGTCCCCATCTGAGTGCCCCCTGTGGTAACACTAGTGCCCCTCTCAGAGCCtcagtgcatgtgtgtgcgtgaaCCGCCTCTGTGCccatatgtgtgtctgtctgcacaaCACTTTGCATGTGTGACTCCATCCGCCAGCGGAGCTCTGCTCAACGTCACCCGTCTGTGTCACTTGTCACCCTTATCAGGCGCATCCTATGCTGCTGTTGTACATTGTGCTctgagatgaaaggcactataaaagcaGTCAGCACACACactcaagtgcacatgtgtgTACCACTTTAGCTTTACAGATGGCACGGCAGAATGACATCAGCACTTACAGTTCCCAAAGACGGCGCCCTCCACCGGTGCTCCGATCTCCGATGTTCCTTCACCCTGAAGGACCTTAACAGTCCAGCGTTGGCACAGAGGGTGACATCTACAGACCACCTAAATAGGACTTACAGAAGGAGAGCCCGTGCTCCACAGTGGTGGTCTGGCCAGCTGTCCTCAATTTAGTGACCTGAATGATGTCACTTATGCATTAAGTGAACACACATTGGTGGTTAGGTGGTGCCAGCAGTGGGATTTTTCTCCGTGGCGTAGCCGCCTTGTGAGTATCGTGCCAGTTATTCAGCCTCACTGCGCCCTCCAGTCGAGTAAGAGGGGCCGAAAGCTCAAGTGCACATAGCACCCAGCCTCACACAGTTCGCTGATTCTGCTTTCCCacccaaaaacagaattaatggaCTGCCACCCCCTGAGgaaatagccaaaaaaaaaactaaagatgaagaaaggaaaagcCCCCCCGGCCAGCCATTCCactggctcagcactgccccctcTGGCTGGGGCTGCTCAATAACAGCAAGCAAGCAAGGAGACAGGAGGCCGAAATTACCTGAGGGCGAAGTAAGAGGACGACGTTTTCCTCTGGGCGGCCATAGTGACGAGTGACTAAGTGACTGAGCGCCTTTCATCCTGAGGTCACTTTCAGGAAGGAAACTGAGCAGAaaggaaatgaagaaaataacGACGAGCTTATCAGGCCGCGCGCCAGACGTCCGTCAGCCCGTCCGCACACCGCTGGGCGTCCATGAAAAGACAAGAGGGCAGCGCCAGTCAATGCCACCTTGGCCTGGggtgttcccccccccccccattatagGGGCAGTCACTGTCCACCTAGTGTCCACTTACAGACACGACACACCTTCACGCCAAACTCCAGAGCTGCCTATCTGGCTTCTTCCTCAGAGGAGTGTGAAGAATCAAAGACCTGAAACTGGAGAGGTGCCCGCTGTCCACTGTCCAGGGACAGACCGATGGCCACACGAGAGTCCCTGAGTAGACACAGCCCCCCAAAGCCTCTGGCTCACCATTGGAGCTTCTTGCTGCCCTCCACTCATCACCCTGACCAGTCAGAACAGTCCACCctaactgtgaaaggcactatacagtgtaAGAGCGCTACAAATGAGTGGCTTTGTGACAAGCAAATCAAGGAATGACCAGTGGGTTAACAGAGGGGGCACAAGGCCCCAGAGACAAATCCTTCTGGGACAGAATTACAAGTGGCACACCAATAGAAAGTGACCCTTGAGCAGTGAGGCCACAGCAAAGGAACATCGTGTGACAATCAAAGTCATCAAATGGAGTGGCACAGCAGTTCAAGGTTCTACCTCATAACTACAGTGACCCGGGTTCAAATGCCAGCCTTGTCAGTGCCACgttcagtttgcacattctccgcATGCCCAGGACGGCCCTCTGCTCATCCCCCATATGGGTGGTCTGGTGACTGGCCTGACCAGTGCTGGTTCAAGTGGGGTTCTGCTCACCCACCAAACAGGTGACCCGCTGGACCTCAGTGTGTCACCGCAAAAACGCACTGTTTGACGATCAAGAGTGGCACGCTGGTTAAAGATTGTCCCTCATCACTGCAGTGAGCCAGCctggtcactgcctgtgtggcCTGTGTCCCCATGTCACTGGTTTCTTtcctaaagatgtgcattttaGGCTACAGGGCACTAAACTGGTAAgcgagtgtgccctgcagtgagctggcaTCCTCACCAGGGGTGGTCCCTTGTTTGCCCCCCTTATATTGGGGTGTAACACGTGGTTAGGAGACTTTAAGGACAGTAAATGATTTAACGTCACAGCTTGTGGCCAGAGGACACATGCAAGGTGCTGAATTAAAGGATGCTCTGTGACGTATAAATGAATCGATTATTAAACTAAAAAGGATGAATGGAAAAGGTGGCAGCGAGCCTCAGGACTCCCGTAGTCCAAGAGAAGGTCCAAGCTGAAgcacattttagaaattaaataaaaaataacattgtgaGGGCGCGTCAGTGATGGCACTACGGCCACGTGGTGggattacccgagggtgacccTCATTGTCGAGTGCCCGAGCtgctgggccaggccaaggggatgcccacataacacctggctgtggcagatagagggtcctTTCCAGagggtgtctgcctggggggatcACCAACCAgggtcccgagctgtttcgtcgtgtagtgggtgccaCAACGCGCTGTACCAATGTATGTCCCCTAACCCGACCTTAGTAACACTGAAGAGGAACCTCTAAATAAAATGGAGCTCAGCATTCTGAAAAGCATGAAATGGTGACAGGACTTTGGGGGGGTCAccgagaggcgctatataaacgcCTTAATACTTCTTCTGTACATGACAGATGTGtatgataaaaaataacaaattgtgatgaaattaaaaatgtaaaagacacCATTTACATGGCCCAGGCCTCTCTTCAGGGGGTCATTTAGCTGGGCTAAGCCCCCCATCAAATATCTTCAGCGCCCCCACCCCACCCATACTGTCGTCTACACTGTCACTTGTTGAATTTTTGGGATTTTATGACACCACACCCCCCTTTACAATTTCAGGTACACCCCCCCCCCTTTGCCATTTTGGTTTTGGGCTGGGAAATGAAATGACcactggaaggactgggtcacagggaggcgctatataaacttaAAGGGTCTTAAAAATGTCTTCTGTatgtgacagattttttttttttaatttgtcttgtcCCAacgctgaaaggcgctatatacgagATAGGTCCTTTAGAGCCCCCACCCCCCAGTTACATTTCCAAACCTTTCCATGTCATTTCTACCTCAATGTCCTCCTGCTCCCAGGCTCGTGTTCTTCCACCTCCTCTTGAGCCGCACTGCCGTTGGTCTGCTTGCATTGGATGTCCCGCTGCAGGAAGGCCTACAAGAGAGCAGAAGGGGTTAAGCACACAGCCACctgcccgcccccccccccccccccccccccactgggaCCCTCGACTTCACATCACCTCTCGGGTCGTGCCGCTTCCCGTCTCCTCACTCCAGTTGGCCATCTCTGATGCGGCCCTCGCTCCTTCCTTCCTCATCTGGGACCCCTGCTCCACTTCCCACTGCTCGCCGTCCACCTCTGCCCTTTGGGAGATCCGGCGGCTCATCTCCATCCTCTGGTGCTGCTCCTCTCCTTCCTGCGTCCCCCACGGCCGGCGAGACGACATCAGCAGCTCATCCTCGTCCTGCTGGACGTCCTCCAGACGCTTCTGCCGGTGCTGCTCCAGCCTTTGTGTCCAGTCGCTGAACCCCTCG of the Erpetoichthys calabaricus chromosome 2, fErpCal1.3, whole genome shotgun sequence genome contains:
- the lsp1a gene encoding non-muscle caldesmon isoform X4; the protein is MAEATGDQDLQESSGTGQQPDIQLLTAQRSIEDEEEVAREQRRRAREEQRSLSNYRDSSPDGTDVTSPREDNQYDDEFKPSLQSALDEDEGFSDWTQRLEQHRQKRLEDVQQDEDELLMSSRRPWGTQEGEEQHQRMEMSRRISQRAEVDGEQWEVEQGSQMRKEGARAASEMANWSEETGSGTTREAFLQRDIQCKQTNGSAAQEEVEEHEPGSRRTLRHLSQSEEDEQEAMSEAEAKLEKIRRSLEEKESQEYERLRLKQAEAEMELEELQKRREERRRLREEEERRRQLEELERQEKEEEERKRMKQDIERRRKEATEKRLKNLSISSCEGEEVFCPLSPRSPTFKSEVDERVTAETTYTITERTESLNRSLKKSNSVKKMQPPVPISKIDDRKDQYTHAVETSLMEAKPVKQPLMDIPHGTEPVSSMKSLWEGSEPGSHAGAKVTPCKEMEGLKVGVADLITQWVKGNPDCSSKSSPSKPALPQPSRVAQTA
- the lsp1a gene encoding non-muscle caldesmon isoform X3; this encodes MAEATGDQDLQESSGTGQQPDIQLLTAQRSIEDEEEVAREQRRRAREEQRSLSNYRDSSPDGTDVTSPREDNQYDDEFKPSLQSALDEDEGFSDWTQRLEQHRQKRLEDVQQDEDELLMSSRRPWGTQEGEEQHQRMEMSRRISQRAEVDGEQWEVEQGSQMRKEGARAASEMANWSEETGSGTTREAFLQRDIQCKQTNGSAAQEEVEEHEPGSRRTLRHLSQSEEDEQEAMSEAEAKLEKIRRSLEEKESQEYERLRLKQAEAEMELEELQKRREERRRLREEEERRRQLEELERQEKEEEERKRMKQDIERRRKEATEKRLKNLSISSCEGEEVFCPLSPRSPTFKSEVDERVTAETTYTITERTESLNRSLKKSNSVKKMQPPVPISKIDDRKDQYTHAVETSLMEAKPVKQPLMDIPHGTEPVSSMKSLWEGSEPGSHAGAKVTPCKEMEGLKVGVADLITQWVKGNPDCSSKSSPSKPAQLPQPSRVAQTA